From the genome of Deltaproteobacteria bacterium, one region includes:
- a CDS encoding response regulator yields the protein MSKKSILIVDDEPEIVSVLTELFESEGWEILSASNGKEALRKIQSQSPNVVLSDIQMPDMDGLQLLEEIYKSGVDTPVILLTGFRDAKKMQRAWESCVFDFTDKPFNSKHLLTLVESAREFGADYVRSARARFSRIRKSNAA from the coding sequence ATGTCTAAAAAAAGCATTTTGATCGTAGATGATGAACCAGAGATTGTTTCTGTTTTGACAGAGCTCTTTGAATCTGAAGGTTGGGAGATTTTATCTGCATCTAACGGCAAAGAAGCGCTTCGTAAAATCCAATCGCAATCGCCTAATGTTGTTCTATCAGACATCCAAATGCCCGACATGGATGGTCTTCAGTTGCTCGAGGAGATCTACAAAAGTGGCGTCGATACACCTGTCATTTTGCTCACTGGATTCCGCGACGCAAAGAAAATGCAGCGAGCATGGGAATCTTGCGTATTTGATTTCACTGATAAACCATTCAATTCAAAGCACCTGCTGACTCTTGTCGAAAGTGCCCGTGAGTTTGGCGCGGATTACGTGCGTTCAGCACGCGCACGCTTCAGCCGAATCCGCAAATCAAATGCTGCCTAG
- a CDS encoding DUF3494 domain-containing protein — MLRISMDWKHLPIQMSKMTGLIVASVMVVGCGQNATESNLETSADQTFATGENNLSMAEYEKRHSSHGHGHGDRCDRDPHPVPSPTPVPPMGPVCIDLKASLIAFEKTLTHLSGNADIGGNIYVGPMSSAKLSGNSIVRGKAWLGAGAEVSKSGQAAILGGTQDLLSDVSGASRALSEKLSQQAATSSVSSISRSVVFKSKGKVNVINVSRDVSLGSCDSIVLSGSVDDIFIFNVGGSFKVSGKGSVLLNGIQAKNVIFNLLGKKSSIHISGNGKVHGTLMSAHSSVKAQISGNGRLKGAIVSAGGIHVSGNGLILEEAAYCPMTPAPTPTPVPTPAPTPTPVPTPAPTPTPVPTPAPTPTPVPTPAPTPTPVPTPAPTPTPVPTPAPTPTPVPLVVSGFQALEKSFDYVLLEWRTNLAASTQIVYTNVATGQSSMTTLNSTPKTQHVVNVTGLERNTLYRFQAVSVSADGQVVRSLEVMQATDPF; from the coding sequence ATGTTGCGAATTTCAATGGATTGGAAACACTTGCCTATACAGATGAGTAAGATGACGGGACTCATCGTGGCATCCGTTATGGTTGTTGGATGCGGCCAAAATGCAACTGAATCAAATCTCGAGACTTCGGCCGACCAGACTTTTGCGACGGGTGAAAACAATCTCAGTATGGCTGAGTATGAAAAGCGTCACTCAAGCCATGGCCACGGGCATGGAGATCGCTGCGATCGAGATCCACATCCGGTGCCTTCGCCTACTCCGGTTCCTCCGATGGGCCCTGTGTGTATTGATTTGAAAGCATCATTGATCGCTTTCGAAAAAACGCTGACTCATTTGTCTGGTAATGCGGACATCGGCGGAAACATATATGTCGGACCAATGTCTTCTGCAAAACTTAGCGGTAATTCCATTGTTCGTGGCAAAGCGTGGCTAGGCGCGGGAGCAGAAGTTTCCAAGTCCGGTCAAGCAGCTATTTTGGGTGGCACGCAAGATCTTCTGTCCGATGTTTCTGGGGCGTCGCGGGCGCTGTCTGAAAAGTTATCTCAACAAGCGGCGACATCGTCAGTTTCCTCAATTAGTCGTTCAGTCGTTTTTAAATCAAAAGGGAAAGTGAACGTCATCAATGTCAGTCGTGATGTCAGCCTCGGGAGCTGCGATTCGATCGTGTTGTCGGGTTCTGTCGATGACATCTTTATTTTCAATGTCGGCGGCTCGTTTAAAGTTTCAGGTAAGGGCTCGGTCTTGTTGAATGGGATCCAAGCCAAAAACGTGATCTTCAATCTCTTGGGAAAAAAGAGTTCGATTCATATTTCGGGAAATGGAAAAGTGCACGGTACCTTGATGAGCGCTCACTCGTCAGTCAAAGCGCAAATATCAGGTAACGGCAGACTAAAAGGTGCGATCGTCTCGGCGGGTGGCATACATGTTTCAGGAAATGGATTAATCTTGGAGGAAGCTGCCTACTGTCCAATGACACCTGCACCGACACCAACTCCGGTGCCGACACCTGCACCGACACCAACTCCGGTGCCGACACCTGCACCGACACCAACTCCGGTGCCGACACCTGCGCCAACACCAACGCCAGTGCCGACACCTGCACCGACACCAACACCGGTGCCGACTCCTGCGCCAACACCAACTCCGGTGCCGACACCTGCACCGACACCAACGCCAGTGCCGTTGGTGGTTTCAGGATTCCAGGCGCTCGAAAAGAGTTTTGATTATGTTCTTCTTGAGTGGCGCACAAATTTGGCGGCTTCGACTCAGATTGTTTACACCAACGTTGCGACTGGGCAGTCCAGCATGACCACACTTAACTCGACGCCGAAAACTCAACACGTCGTGAATGTGACTGGACTCGAGCGAAATACTCTTTACCGTTTTCAGGCGGTATCGGTCTCAGCTGATGGGCAAGTCGTTAGAAGTCTTGAAGTTATGCAGGCAACAGATCCCTTCTGA
- a CDS encoding response regulator: protein MSEYGIKLHEGNAAADRFRDFSENFPGAVFIYDVKPDGSDILEYVSRKCVDIWEISPEEALENAKPIWDLIVTDDVPVMSASIQKSAKDMSGWHCRWRIVTKKSKQVKWLEGWGQPRKLVDGTIRWNSMILDVTRQRNAEQALEASRDRALGVRHLETMGTLSSGIAHDFNNLLTVVAGNLDLLRMKLGNEKQFEPILESLSRAVYRGSSLARNLLSFSRRHQSLEESIELHKFSDQFADLCRRTLSARLQLSSVYDAPGLSITIDVGLLQNSLLNLVLNSRDAVKEDGKVEVKYEVNEATDELLISVSDNGSGMSDDVKKHLFQPFFTTKPMGKGTGLGLNLVNTFAEQYGGTVSVESSVGLGTKMMIRLPLARLKVSRINQNRLSEAVDEGFSQTNISPEEKNAPIVLVVEDDPDIRSLIMEVLKIHRFQTISAANGDEAFAIIQSNQAIDLVLSDVMMPGKLLGTDLVKLARHIRPSLPMILMSGYVDSSRGSPLDVLSKFPDVMLLQKPMRPDEILIAIKNSLPK, encoded by the coding sequence GTGTCAGAGTACGGAATTAAGCTTCATGAAGGAAATGCGGCTGCAGATCGCTTCCGGGACTTTTCAGAGAATTTCCCGGGGGCCGTTTTCATCTACGACGTAAAGCCGGACGGAAGTGATATCCTCGAGTACGTTAGCCGAAAGTGCGTCGACATTTGGGAGATTAGCCCTGAAGAAGCGCTCGAAAATGCGAAGCCGATTTGGGATCTCATCGTTACGGATGATGTTCCTGTTATGTCGGCGTCGATTCAAAAGTCAGCAAAAGATATGTCCGGTTGGCATTGCCGGTGGCGAATTGTCACAAAGAAGTCAAAACAAGTGAAATGGTTAGAGGGTTGGGGCCAGCCGAGAAAACTAGTCGATGGAACGATTCGTTGGAATTCGATGATTCTCGATGTGACAAGGCAGCGCAACGCGGAGCAAGCCCTTGAGGCTAGTCGCGACCGCGCTTTAGGTGTTCGGCATCTAGAAACGATGGGAACCTTATCCAGCGGAATTGCCCACGACTTCAATAATCTGCTGACTGTTGTCGCCGGAAACCTCGATCTTTTGCGGATGAAACTAGGCAATGAAAAACAGTTCGAACCGATTTTGGAAAGTTTATCGCGAGCCGTTTATCGGGGCTCTTCACTTGCACGCAACCTGTTAAGTTTCTCAAGACGTCATCAATCGCTCGAAGAGAGTATTGAGCTGCATAAATTTTCGGATCAGTTTGCAGATCTATGTCGCCGCACCCTTTCCGCAAGGCTCCAGCTAAGCTCAGTCTATGATGCTCCGGGATTGTCGATCACAATTGACGTCGGCTTGCTGCAAAATTCGCTTCTCAATCTCGTTCTAAACAGTCGCGATGCGGTGAAAGAGGATGGGAAGGTCGAAGTAAAATACGAGGTCAATGAAGCGACGGATGAACTATTGATCTCTGTGTCTGACAACGGCAGCGGTATGTCAGATGATGTCAAAAAACATCTTTTTCAACCGTTCTTCACGACAAAACCTATGGGAAAAGGAACGGGCCTCGGGCTGAATCTGGTGAATACCTTTGCTGAACAGTACGGGGGTACAGTATCGGTAGAAAGCAGCGTCGGCTTGGGTACCAAAATGATGATCCGTTTACCTTTGGCGCGACTCAAGGTTTCGCGGATCAATCAAAACAGATTGTCCGAGGCTGTTGATGAGGGTTTTTCTCAAACGAACATTTCGCCTGAAGAAAAGAACGCGCCAATCGTATTGGTGGTCGAAGACGACCCTGATATTCGATCGCTCATTATGGAAGTTTTGAAGATTCATCGATTTCAGACGATCTCGGCTGCAAACGGCGACGAAGCGTTTGCAATTATTCAGTCTAATCAGGCAATCGATCTTGTTCTAAGCGATGTCATGATGCCAGGAAAGCTCTTGGGAACGGACCTAGTTAAGCTTGCCCGCCACATTCGGCCCAGTTTGCCTATGATTTTAATGTCGGGCTACGTCGATTCGTCTCGTGGCTCTCCGCTGGACGTGCTTTCAAAGTTTCCGGATGTCATGCTGCTGCAAAAACCAATGCGGCCGGACGAAATATTGATCGCGATTAAGAATTCTTTGCCGAAATAG
- a CDS encoding alkaline phosphatase family protein, whose translation MNGNTKRLSLALFLGLSVLSSNAVPSDELKTFRFSGPEKSSSDQVKLYWLTADGLRADKNLFNMYKWAEEGKLPNIKKLMDRGAHGYSIPAFPTLTSNNIATLHTGSTPKVHGIVEGAMRLEGYPLENAVINGFSSTSKKVAPTWAILEKAGKKTVVLSVPGSTPPEIIEGVTIRGRWGNWGFDAPAVIFEPMANYDMRKETIEDFYFNTLDKKLTRFVDTTKSADGSIRAPFEAHGATLHASIIDSKKDQKTVYDTVQISNDKNPNLAKLQEGEWSDWFPMDLTYDGKTVASQAKVRVIKIWPDGRFRIRVLYNSINAYIAQPAMVAEELTKNVGPMVDFVDNCLCLGMAPQLIVEPEDKKVALEEARMSWRWHKDAVGYIFSKWRPDAIIQDFYTPNQMLVSKWWMGDVDPNRAGYSKQKAEESWKDILEMYQGVDAIIGKALETADANTLIVLSAQHGTAPLYRNTRLNNLFAKKGWLKFSIDEKTKKASIDWKNSKVVFLKMANIYINPDGLDGDHKRAKGPKYEALRKEVIAELGKLHDNNTKPVDRIVKWEDAESMGLPKDRVGDLVIQSTTGYRMWEEMTSDKVVFTTPRATGYKEGMNPNDPSVQTPFIIAGPGVEKGVTLSTAINHIDQLPTILKLMKVDVPDYVEGKPVQEVFSKNRVIGHGY comes from the coding sequence ATGAACGGGAATACTAAAAGGCTGTCCCTAGCATTATTCTTAGGGTTAAGCGTTTTAAGCTCGAATGCTGTACCATCAGATGAGTTAAAAACGTTCCGCTTTTCTGGCCCTGAAAAGTCATCTTCAGATCAAGTAAAGCTCTATTGGCTAACAGCGGATGGTCTTCGTGCCGATAAAAACTTGTTCAATATGTATAAATGGGCCGAGGAGGGAAAGCTTCCGAACATTAAGAAATTAATGGATCGCGGGGCTCACGGCTATTCAATTCCAGCCTTCCCGACTTTGACGTCCAATAACATTGCAACGCTTCACACAGGTTCAACGCCTAAAGTACACGGCATTGTTGAAGGGGCTATGCGCTTAGAAGGCTACCCGTTAGAAAACGCTGTTATCAACGGCTTTAGTTCGACTTCAAAAAAAGTAGCACCAACCTGGGCGATTTTAGAAAAAGCCGGGAAGAAAACTGTTGTACTTTCTGTACCGGGCTCCACTCCTCCTGAAATCATCGAAGGAGTGACGATTCGTGGCCGCTGGGGCAATTGGGGTTTCGATGCTCCGGCTGTGATCTTTGAGCCAATGGCGAATTACGATATGCGCAAAGAAACAATTGAGGATTTCTATTTCAATACACTTGATAAAAAACTAACCAGGTTTGTTGATACCACGAAATCCGCCGATGGAAGTATCCGAGCTCCCTTTGAAGCACACGGTGCAACGCTGCATGCCTCGATTATTGATTCAAAGAAAGATCAAAAAACCGTCTACGACACCGTCCAGATTTCAAATGATAAAAACCCGAACCTCGCAAAGCTGCAGGAAGGTGAATGGAGTGACTGGTTTCCGATGGACCTAACTTACGACGGAAAAACCGTTGCATCTCAAGCCAAAGTTCGGGTCATCAAAATTTGGCCGGACGGAAGATTTAGAATTCGAGTCCTCTACAATTCGATCAACGCTTATATCGCCCAACCTGCAATGGTGGCCGAAGAACTCACGAAAAATGTGGGTCCAATGGTTGACTTCGTCGACAACTGCCTCTGTTTAGGGATGGCGCCGCAGTTGATTGTTGAACCTGAAGATAAAAAGGTCGCACTAGAAGAAGCGCGCATGTCGTGGAGATGGCATAAGGATGCAGTCGGATACATCTTCAGCAAGTGGAGACCTGATGCGATCATCCAAGATTTCTACACGCCCAATCAAATGTTGGTTTCTAAATGGTGGATGGGTGACGTAGATCCAAACCGCGCGGGATACTCCAAACAAAAGGCCGAGGAAAGCTGGAAAGATATTCTGGAAATGTATCAAGGTGTTGATGCCATAATCGGAAAAGCATTAGAAACAGCCGATGCAAACACTTTAATTGTTCTGTCGGCGCAACATGGAACGGCTCCCCTTTACAGAAATACTCGTCTGAACAATTTATTCGCGAAAAAGGGATGGCTAAAATTTTCGATCGACGAAAAAACAAAAAAGGCCTCTATCGACTGGAAAAACTCGAAGGTTGTCTTTCTTAAAATGGCGAACATCTACATCAATCCAGACGGCCTTGACGGCGACCATAAGCGCGCGAAAGGTCCAAAGTATGAAGCCCTTCGCAAAGAAGTCATCGCCGAGCTCGGCAAGCTTCACGACAACAACACAAAACCCGTGGACCGAATCGTCAAATGGGAAGACGCTGAATCAATGGGCCTACCAAAAGACCGCGTCGGCGATTTAGTGATTCAATCCACAACTGGCTACCGCATGTGGGAAGAAATGACTTCCGATAAAGTCGTCTTCACAACTCCGCGCGCAACGGGCTACAAAGAAGGGATGAATCCTAACGACCCATCAGTACAAACGCCCTTTATCATTGCAGGTCCGGGCGTTGAGAAAGGCGTAACGCTCTCCACAGCAATCAACCACATCGATCAGCTACCAACGATTCTCAAACTAATGAAGGTAGATGTACCTGATTATGTTGAAGGGAAACCTGTTCAAGAGGTCTTTAGTAAAAATCGCGTGATTGGCCATGGATACTAA
- a CDS encoding FKBP-type peptidyl-prolyl cis-trans isomerase — MRFFLIAVSAGVMAVLLSACNRGKLETDKEQQSYAVGFTLGQQLSKVKDNVDPEIVALGIKDGIRSDGKLDTTVVSKRVGELQQKQRENELLAAALMLKKSQDYIATVALKKGVRVLDAGLLIEEMKPGSGGGRTLNDDDEIILRYTAKQIDGSIFDQRTDPKGFRLRYRDLLLPGLKKAIQKIPIGANWTVYLAPEQAFGAGSRPGVPSQSAVVYEIELLSVVPNSKR, encoded by the coding sequence ATGCGCTTTTTTCTGATCGCTGTTTCTGCTGGCGTCATGGCTGTTCTTCTATCAGCGTGCAATCGCGGGAAGCTTGAAACCGACAAAGAACAGCAAAGCTACGCTGTTGGCTTTACGCTCGGACAACAGCTTTCGAAAGTGAAGGACAATGTCGATCCTGAGATCGTCGCGCTTGGTATAAAAGACGGAATTCGCTCGGATGGAAAGCTTGATACCACTGTTGTGTCCAAACGTGTTGGGGAGCTTCAGCAAAAGCAACGTGAGAATGAACTTCTTGCCGCTGCTTTGATGCTAAAGAAGTCTCAGGATTACATCGCTACGGTAGCGCTGAAAAAAGGCGTCCGTGTTCTTGACGCAGGGTTACTCATTGAAGAGATGAAGCCAGGCTCAGGCGGCGGACGGACGCTGAATGATGACGATGAAATCATTCTGCGCTACACAGCGAAACAAATCGATGGAAGTATTTTCGACCAGAGGACCGATCCGAAAGGTTTCAGACTTCGCTACCGCGACCTCTTGCTACCTGGGCTTAAAAAAGCCATTCAGAAGATTCCGATTGGTGCCAATTGGACTGTTTATCTTGCGCCAGAACAAGCATTCGGCGCTGGGAGTCGGCCCGGTGTCCCAAGTCAGTCGGCCGTTGTCTATGAAATCGAATTGCTAAGCGTCGTTCCGAATTCCAAAAGATAG
- a CDS encoding tail fiber domain-containing protein has product MRNQRSIWAGLIGFVFSTFVFPFASFAADVPQTFTLDGQLFNDATGTTALLDSSISMKVQILDDDRVCILYEETQVVNTVFSKGYFSVQIGSSAGDPKRTGSDTANGMSTIFQNINNINGKKLSDNTPCAVTATGGKRRYVRIAISPSTLGGGARTLSPDLTIDSVPNAIVAERAESLQGYRSTDMLKVNTASGSALSQTNLESLFSSTTRFNSLSAVVDGTSTSYMRTSSAGAQLPVFTGAPTAPTQGSLWFDTSDQKMKYRTGVGTTEILGTSSGTLTSLTGDVSASGAGAVAATVNFVGTSTAANVHAAELLANAATSANTASTIVKRDASGNFMAGTITGNLTGNVTGYSSLNVLKAGDTMTGDLNFASGKGFVLTDSGTNTVSLFAPTTVTTNYVLKLPPAVASVSGQVLSSDTSGNLSWTSLPAAPVGSVAVTAPITNSGTASAPNISIPVATASANGYLASADWTIFNNKLTSTLANGSIFVGNGSNVATAVAPSQDASLTNAGAFTVTGLRGRSISATAPTDGQILKYVNGTTTWTPANFGAGDLLTSVGTSQFASASCAANQTLTWTSLTNTFTCSNIAGLDAAAVTTGTLPVARGGTGAATLTSGSLLVGADTSAVTTVAAGSSGNVLYGTGASSWASGTPDTAGLVDKASTQTISGAKSYTNTVQLNAQNPVRLYDSTTTNYVGIRSPASVTTSYTLNLPATQGGASTVLSNDGSGNLSWASPGVSLSSLTAASATNTIDSLDFAQNWNWSTATTQSPMSVSANALTTGSLLNITTSSASVNSTNGLLNVANSSATTTGVLARFQANSTAGSGMTVLNSGNVGIGIANPTAKLQVVGKFQSVASGGSVSVSNNTGVVAASTAGGLAIAGTSKIGLFTLGDDFAVYSYSGVNYFGGNVGVGTQTPSTILDISGGMTYRGVAAAAVPPTAAQGKIYFDSTANKFKVSENNGAYVDLVGGGASLNGTTSATVTFLGIGAGNGTQTGLGPTAIGYGALLSNVDGSFNTAVGAGALNLNTSGATNTAIGHAALNKNLVGEDSTAVGAGALKNSLANGNTAVGSNSMEILSTGATNTALGDWSGHGLTTGSSNTLIGQGAGSSITTGTGNVVLGRHSGAGIATATNNIILSDGAGNNRVQIDGSGNVGIGTTTPATSLDVAGGMIRATGWATAATGSGLELGYLGGGLLMAYDRGGGLYKTMSYSSLSHDFKISGTSKLVIDTSGNVGIGTAAPSSLLHLQKAGSLGVMIENTASTGYANLFLKGDARRFDIEVGASGVGDIPNKFAIWDQTAGAYRMTIDTGGNVGIGTTSPGARLDVADTDTTTSAIIVPRAGNFTGTNVDGMIRYNTASTLFEFRQNGSWVNYTTVSDGRLKTNVVPVVDGLGIVNQLNPVFYDWDRSNPKASGFEDKHQLGFIAQEVEKVLPEVVNKGADSYRSLEYGKIVSVVVAAVKELYSKVVGIAADVEALKSKNTANEREIASMKEENQALKARLEQQERELQAIKQKLGL; this is encoded by the coding sequence ATGAGAAACCAGAGGTCGATTTGGGCGGGTTTGATCGGGTTCGTTTTTTCTACCTTCGTGTTTCCATTCGCCTCTTTCGCCGCCGACGTGCCACAAACATTTACACTCGATGGCCAGCTCTTTAACGATGCGACTGGCACCACAGCACTTCTCGACTCGAGCATTTCGATGAAAGTTCAGATCCTCGATGACGACCGAGTCTGCATTCTCTATGAAGAGACCCAAGTCGTTAACACAGTTTTTTCGAAAGGATATTTCTCGGTTCAGATCGGATCATCAGCTGGCGACCCGAAGCGTACAGGTAGTGACACGGCCAACGGCATGAGCACGATTTTTCAAAACATCAACAACATCAACGGAAAAAAATTGTCTGACAATACACCTTGTGCGGTCACGGCCACCGGCGGAAAGCGCCGCTATGTTCGCATCGCGATTTCTCCTTCGACTCTCGGAGGCGGAGCACGCACACTTTCACCGGATCTTACCATCGACTCGGTTCCAAATGCGATCGTTGCAGAAAGGGCCGAGAGTCTTCAAGGTTACCGAAGTACTGATATGTTGAAGGTCAATACGGCCAGCGGCAGTGCGCTTTCACAGACGAATCTTGAAAGTCTCTTTTCATCGACTACAAGATTCAATTCTCTATCAGCAGTCGTCGACGGTACAAGCACCAGCTACATGCGGACGTCTTCTGCAGGTGCACAGCTTCCTGTTTTCACAGGTGCACCAACAGCACCCACTCAAGGGTCGCTTTGGTTCGATACGTCCGACCAGAAGATGAAATACCGCACCGGAGTCGGTACAACCGAAATTCTTGGCACAAGTTCGGGTACGCTCACGTCTCTCACCGGCGATGTTTCAGCCAGCGGGGCCGGAGCCGTCGCAGCGACAGTAAATTTTGTCGGAACATCGACCGCTGCCAATGTGCATGCGGCTGAGCTTCTGGCCAATGCCGCAACTTCAGCGAACACGGCATCAACCATCGTCAAGCGAGATGCCTCAGGAAATTTCATGGCCGGCACAATCACGGGAAATCTTACCGGCAACGTCACCGGATATTCATCTTTGAACGTCTTAAAGGCCGGCGATACGATGACTGGCGATTTAAACTTTGCTTCAGGCAAGGGCTTTGTTCTTACTGATTCCGGCACCAATACGGTGAGTCTCTTTGCGCCTACAACCGTGACGACAAATTACGTTTTGAAATTACCCCCAGCTGTCGCGTCAGTGAGTGGCCAAGTGCTTTCATCAGACACGTCCGGCAATTTGTCGTGGACGAGCTTACCTGCGGCACCCGTCGGAAGTGTCGCGGTCACAGCCCCGATCACCAATTCAGGAACAGCAAGTGCTCCAAACATCTCGATTCCCGTGGCGACCGCGAGCGCCAACGGCTACCTCGCTTCCGCCGACTGGACGATTTTTAACAACAAGCTCACGTCGACATTGGCAAACGGAAGTATCTTCGTCGGCAACGGATCGAATGTGGCGACTGCTGTTGCGCCATCTCAAGACGCGAGTCTTACCAATGCCGGTGCGTTCACCGTCACTGGCCTTCGCGGTCGATCGATTTCTGCAACAGCACCCACCGACGGGCAGATTCTTAAATACGTGAATGGTACGACGACTTGGACCCCTGCGAACTTCGGCGCGGGAGATCTTTTGACGAGCGTTGGTACTTCGCAGTTTGCCTCGGCGTCGTGTGCTGCGAATCAAACACTTACCTGGACATCTTTGACCAATACGTTCACGTGCTCAAATATTGCGGGCCTTGATGCAGCTGCTGTCACAACCGGGACTCTACCTGTCGCGCGCGGCGGCACGGGTGCTGCGACGCTCACATCCGGAAGTCTTTTAGTAGGAGCAGACACGAGTGCCGTGACGACGGTTGCGGCTGGCAGCTCAGGAAATGTTCTCTACGGTACGGGCGCAAGTTCGTGGGCATCAGGTACGCCCGATACGGCTGGCCTCGTCGACAAGGCCAGCACACAAACCATCAGCGGAGCGAAATCCTATACCAACACCGTGCAATTAAACGCGCAAAACCCAGTCAGGCTTTACGATTCGACGACCACGAATTATGTCGGGATTCGTTCACCGGCGTCGGTAACGACCAGCTACACACTCAATCTTCCAGCAACACAAGGCGGAGCCTCAACAGTTCTCTCGAATGACGGTTCCGGAAATTTATCGTGGGCAAGCCCTGGCGTTTCGCTCTCAAGCCTGACCGCTGCGAGTGCAACCAACACGATCGACAGCTTGGACTTCGCTCAAAACTGGAACTGGTCAACAGCGACGACACAAAGCCCGATGTCGGTTTCGGCAAATGCTCTTACGACTGGATCACTTTTGAATATCACTACTTCAAGCGCTTCTGTGAATTCAACAAACGGTCTCTTAAACGTCGCCAATTCAAGCGCCACGACAACGGGCGTTTTAGCCCGGTTTCAGGCCAATTCTACGGCTGGTTCTGGAATGACCGTTTTGAATTCTGGCAACGTAGGGATTGGAATAGCGAATCCAACTGCAAAACTTCAAGTTGTCGGGAAATTTCAATCTGTCGCAAGTGGGGGTTCGGTCAGTGTATCGAATAACACTGGCGTGGTCGCAGCTTCAACCGCTGGCGGTTTAGCTATAGCAGGCACATCAAAGATTGGCCTTTTTACTTTGGGTGATGATTTTGCGGTATACAGCTACAGTGGAGTCAATTATTTTGGTGGAAATGTCGGTGTAGGAACTCAAACTCCATCAACAATTCTCGATATCAGTGGAGGTATGACCTATCGAGGTGTCGCCGCGGCCGCTGTTCCTCCAACGGCGGCGCAAGGCAAAATCTATTTTGATTCAACCGCAAACAAATTTAAAGTGTCCGAGAATAACGGTGCGTATGTTGATCTCGTAGGAGGCGGCGCATCTTTGAATGGGACAACAAGTGCTACGGTTACATTCTTAGGCATCGGCGCGGGAAACGGGACGCAAACCGGCCTCGGACCGACGGCGATTGGTTACGGTGCTTTACTTTCGAACGTCGATGGAAGCTTCAACACCGCTGTCGGTGCGGGCGCACTAAACTTAAATACTTCGGGCGCAACCAACACCGCGATCGGTCACGCGGCTTTGAATAAAAACCTCGTCGGAGAAGACAGTACGGCCGTTGGTGCGGGCGCGCTGAAAAACTCCTTAGCCAATGGAAACACGGCCGTTGGATCGAACAGCATGGAGATTTTGAGCACGGGCGCGACGAATACTGCGCTCGGCGACTGGTCAGGTCATGGTTTAACAACCGGCTCGTCCAACACGCTCATCGGCCAGGGCGCCGGAAGTTCCATCACCACCGGAACAGGAAACGTAGTTCTCGGTCGACACTCTGGCGCAGGAATCGCGACCGCTACAAACAATATTATACTTTCAGATGGTGCCGGTAACAATCGCGTGCAGATCGACGGTTCAGGCAACGTCGGGATAGGGACTACGACACCAGCGACATCATTGGATGTCGCTGGAGGAATGATTCGGGCTACTGGATGGGCAACTGCGGCTACTGGTTCCGGTTTGGAACTCGGATACCTTGGCGGAGGCTTATTGATGGCATATGACAGAGGCGGCGGTCTTTATAAGACCATGTCCTACAGTTCCTTATCACATGACTTCAAAATATCTGGCACATCAAAATTAGTTATCGATACTTCTGGAAACGTAGGTATCGGCACCGCTGCACCATCGTCGCTTTTACATTTACAAAAAGCTGGCTCTCTTGGCGTCATGATTGAGAATACAGCGTCGACAGGTTATGCCAATCTGTTTCTGAAAGGCGATGCCCGCCGCTTTGATATCGAAGTCGGTGCAAGTGGTGTCGGTGATATTCCCAATAAGTTTGCCATCTGGGATCAAACCGCTGGCGCGTATCGTATGACGATCGACACAGGCGGCAACGTCGGGATAGGAACAACATCACCGGGAGCGAGACTCGATGTTGCCGACACGGATACCACTACGAGTGCGATAATTGTTCCTCGCGCCGGCAACTTCACCGGCACCAATGTTGACGGAATGATCCGCTACAACACGGCTTCGACTCTTTTCGAGTTCCGCCAAAACGGATCTTGGGTGAACTACACGACTGTTTCTGACGGTCGCTTGAAAACCAATGTCGTTCCTGTGGTCGACGGTCTCGGTATCGTCAATCAGCTCAACCCTGTGTTCTATGATTGGGACCGCAGCAATCCAAAGGCTTCAGGCTTTGAAGACAAACACCAGCTGGGTTTCATCGCGCAGGAAGTTGAAAAGGTCCTGCCAGAAGTCGTTAACAAGGGCGCAGACAGCTACCGTTCGCTAGAGTATGGTAAGATCGTCTCTGTCGTCGTGGCGGCCGTTAAAGAGCTTTACAGCAAGGTTGTCGGCATCGCGGCTGACGTTGAAGCTCTCAAGAGCAAGAATACTGCTAACGAACGTGAGATCGCTTCCATGAAAGAAGAGAACCAAGCCCTCAAGGCGCGCCTTGAACAGCAGGAGCGAGAACTCCAGGCGATTAAACAAAAGCTCGGCCTGTAG